From Toxorhynchites rutilus septentrionalis strain SRP chromosome 2, ASM2978413v1, whole genome shotgun sequence, a single genomic window includes:
- the LOC129767653 gene encoding transcription factor grauzone-like, which yields MDDQIKEICRLCLDPSEKSSCSSINDLAIRSKLQTVFKFELPEEEFFPCEICHECSSKVDEFHSFHETVRLNQDQLKAAPADLNALQYVEIKQEPSPCAANQDDGSVASQNDIKDEPSDSDEEDDRKPLRRKRKQRASAAKTVTKMKQARKNDLEKDKYEKVAEENKKIQEFLTISCKFCSEEFDSFDRLQRHTRKSHSSRGSITCCNRVFYKKCKIIEHIDSHLNPNQFHCGLCNKSYSNKYYLDLHNLRKHCINEEKPYKCEKCGQGFPKEWLLKVHYNTHIQAECTICHKVLANASTLKIHMVNMHSGDSKHSGHSKHICDTCGQEFRTKLGMERHIKQHMGINTIERVQCHICSKWVNGKPNLKIHVKTVHSEENQTVTCNVCNQIYPNSRALSRHKSRVHVEEKFECEFCGKKFKRSIFLKEHRASHTGESLYFCDVCGMTTNSNANLYSHKKSKHPDEWLEARKKAMANAYG from the exons ATGGATGACCAGATAAAGGAAATATGCCGCCTATGCTTAGATCCCAGCGAAAAGTCTAGCTGTAGTTCGATCAACGATTTGGCAATCCGGTCCAAGCTGCAAACTGTGTTCAAATTTGAG CTTCCCGAAGAAGAATTCTTCCCTTGTGAGATTTGTCACGAGTGTTCGTCCAAAGTGGATGAATTTCACTCCTTTCATGAAACTGTTCGGCTGAATCAGGATCAACTGAAAGCTGCACCGGCCGATTTGAATGCTCTACAATACGTGGAAATAAAGCAGGAACCATCTCCATGCGCGGCTAACCAGGATGATGGGTCAGTAGCATCGCAAAATGATATCAAGGACGAGccttctgattctgatgaggaaGATGACAGAAAACCTCTTCGAAGAAAACGCAAACAGAGAGCTTCGGCTGCAAAAACTGTTACGAAGATGAAACAAGCGCGGAAAAATGATCTCGAGAAGGACAAATACGAAAAGGTGGCCGAAGAGAACAAGAAAATTCAAGAATTCTTAACTATTAGTTGTAAGTTTTGTTCTGAAGAGTTTGATTCGTTCGATAGATTACAAAGGCACACTCGCAAATCACACAGTTCCCGTGGTAGCATCACATGTTGCAATCGTGTTTTCTACAAGAAGTGCAAAATAATCGAACATATCGATTCCCATTTGAATCCGAATCAGTTCCACTGCGGCTTGTGTAACAAAAGCTACAGCAATAAGTATTATCTGGATTTGCACAATTTAAGAAAACATTGCATCAACGAAGAAAAACCATACAAGTGCGAAAAATGTGGTCAAGGATTCCCGAAGGAATGGTTATTGAAGGTCCATTACAATACGCACATTCAGGCGGAGTGTACGATTTGTCACAAGGTTCTGGCGAATGCGTCTACTCTGAAAATTCACATGGTAAATATGCACAGTGGTGATTCAAAGCATAGCGGTCATTCAAAGCACATCTGCGATACTTGTGGGCAGGAGTTCCGCACAAAGCTGGGCATGGAACGGCATATCAAACAGCATATGGGAATCAATACGATCGAACGAGTTCAGTGCCACATTTGCAGCAAATGGGTCAACGGGAAGCCAAATCTGAAGATTCATGTCAAGACAGTACATAGCGAGGAAAACCAGACGGTCACTTGCAATGTGTGCAACCAAATATACCCGAATAGCCGCGCTCTCAGCAGACACAAGAGCCGTGTGCATGTGGAGGAAAAGTTCGAGTGTGAATTTTGCGGGAAAAAGTTCAAAAGgagtatttttttgaaagagCATCGAGCTTCCCACACGGGTGAATCGCTGTATTTCTGTGACGTGTGCGGAATGACGACCAATTCCAACGCGAACCTCTATTCGCACAAAAAGAGCAAACATCCGGACGAATGGCTGGAGGCACGCAAAAAAGCCATGGCGAACGCTTATGGTTAG